Within Amedibacterium intestinale, the genomic segment ATCAATACAAGGATGACAACAAACATCATCACAATCATGATCAAAGGATAGGAAACAGCACTTTTAATGCTTTCATTGTTTTCGTACTGTCTTTGATAATGGATACTTAGTGATCGCATAACTTCTTCCAGTCTTCCTGAAAGCTCTCCTATTTGAATCATATGCAAAGCATAAGCAGGAAAAGCATTTGTTTGCTGCAAAGATGTATACAAAGTTTCCCCCTGATTTAAAAGTTCTTCAATAGAAGATAAAAATTGTTTTGTTTTGTCATTGTCACTATCTTCCACCATGATACTAATTCCTTCATAAGGAGAAATACCTGCTTGTAAAATAAGTGCCATCTGGGAAGTGAAGTTTGCTAATTCGCTATTGGTTAATAGAGTCTTTTTCATAAAGCACCTCCTAATATACGTATTTTGTTGTGTAATTATTTTTGTCTTTTGTGAATTTTCGCATTTTTTTGCTGTTGTTGCTGTCAGAAATTAATGTAGGATCCATCATTGACCAGTTTTTTCCATCAAATTCAATCAAATCATCGATCCATCCAATATCTTTGATGTAAACACTAAGCCATGCATGATATACAGCTCCTTCTTCCATATTTGCATAGCCAATTTCCATTTTTGCTGGAATGTTTTGACTTCTTAACATGGTAGCCATAAGCGCAGCATAATCAAAACAGATTCCTTTTTGCTCTTGTAAAATGACATCTACATCAGGCAGATATCCAGCCAACTCTCCGTTTTTTGCTTTTTCTGCTTTTTCATCATCATAGTGCAGTGTATTTACTACATATTCATAAACATCTTTGACTGCATCTAAATCATTATTGGCTGATTTTACAATTTCAGAACTTAAAGATACAGCTTTGCTGTCTCTTTGAAAGTTGACATACTGATTTGGGTAAAGGTAGGTCGTATAGTCATTTTTAATATCTAATGTTTCACTTTGAGAAAACAACTGACTGTATTTTGTACCTGAGATATTTTCATAAGCGATAAATGTATATGTTCCATTCCCTCCAGTTAAAGGGAAAACATTATATTCTTTGGTAACATCATATGTATAGTAGTCTTTACTTCCTGGATTTTGTATTCGGATTTTAACTTTTGGATTATCTCCTGTATAAGAAGCCATGACATAACCCTCAGAAGCATTGGATAAATCAAAAGTAATTTTATCGTTTCCAATTTGCTTTTTTTCTTGCCATACAGGTTCTAAGACAACTGGTGTATTATCTCTGCTTCCTTTTGGCTTTTTTTCATCTGTAGAAGGACTGCTTTTTTTATCACAGCCTGCACATAAGCTCAAGGCAAGAAGACAGGAAAAAAAGATGTTGATTTTATGCTTCAAATGCTTCACCTCATTTCCTTTTTTATTATACTAGGAATTGGATAAAAGGGGAAATAAAAAAAGCATTTCAGCGGGGAAATGCTTTCTGTAATTTATTTTTCTTTTCCATCAAAACAATAGGTACAAAGCTTGCATTTTGGAAGTCCAATAGACTCTACCATATCGTCTAAACGATGAAATCTTAAACTTGTAAAGTTAGAACGACGTCTGATTTCTTCACACATTGCCGCATATTTTTCAGAATTTGGATCTGCATATTCCTTTAAAAGCTCTTCACTAATTTCATTTTCTTCCTCTAAATCCGCAATAACACGACGTGTTATCAAGTCCATTTCTGAACTGGAACGAGAAAAGTTCAAATATTTACAGCCAAACATGATTGGTGGACATGCTGGTCGAACATGTACTTCTTTTGCACCACTGTCATATAAAAACTGCGTTGTTTCTCCAAGCTGTGTTCCACGTACAATGGAGTCATCAATAAGTAATAAGCTTTTATCTTCAATTAATTCCTGTACTGGGATTAATTTCATTTTCGCAATCATATTACGCTGCTTCTGGCTTGCCGGCATAAAAGATCTTGGCCAGGTTGGTGTATATTTAATAAAAGGTCTTGAAAATGGAATTTTAGAACTATTGGAATATCCAACAGCATGGGCAATTCCAGAATCAGGAACTCCAGCCACACTGTCGATATGAATATCCTCATTCATATCATGTTTTGCAAGTAAATCACCGCAGCGATTACGCATGCATTCTACATTTACCCCTTCATAAGTAGAAGTAGGGTATCCATAATAAACCCACAGGAAAGAACAGATGTGCATTTCTTCTCCAGGTTTTTTAATGACTTCTACCCATTCTGGGGTAATAAAGTCAATTTCTCCAGGTCCTAAATCACGATAGTGATGATATCCCAGATTTAAGAAAGCACTGCTTTCAAATGTTGCACAGTATCCATCATCTTTTTGTCCGATGATAACAGGAGTTCGTCCTACTTTATCACGAGCAACATAAATACCGCCATTTGTTAAGATCATGATGCTCATAGAACCTTCAATGATATCCTGCACATAGGTTAATCCTTCTACAATGCTTTGCTTGTGATTGATCAAAGCCGCAACCAATTCAGTTGGGTTGATTTCACCACTGCTCATTTCAAGAAAATGCGATGTTCCTTTATTGAAACATAAAGCTTTTAAAGATTCTAAATTGTTGATACGACCTACCGTACTAATGGCAAAAGAACCTAAATGAGAATTTACCAGCAATGGTTGTGCTTCATTATCAGAA encodes:
- a CDS encoding type II secretion system F family protein; amino-acid sequence: MKKTLLTNSELANFTSQMALILQAGISPYEGISIMVEDSDNDKTKQFLSSIEELLNQGETLYTSLQQTNAFPAYALHMIQIGELSGRLEEVMRSLSIHYQRQYENNESIKSAVSYPLIMIVMMFVVILVLITKVLPIFNQVFEQLGTSISGFSKTVLDIGKSFSTYSYIYIGILLILLLCFVYFTKSEQGKMKFYDFLTKLRFTKILHGNLPYRNLQVECRLR
- a CDS encoding transglutaminase-like domain-containing protein, which codes for MKHKINIFFSCLLALSLCAGCDKKSSPSTDEKKPKGSRDNTPVVLEPVWQEKKQIGNDKITFDLSNASEGYVMASYTGDNPKVKIRIQNPGSKDYYTYDVTKEYNVFPLTGGNGTYTFIAYENISGTKYSQLFSQSETLDIKNDYTTYLYPNQYVNFQRDSKAVSLSSEIVKSANNDLDAVKDVYEYVVNTLHYDDEKAEKAKNGELAGYLPDVDVILQEQKGICFDYAALMATMLRSQNIPAKMEIGYANMEEGAVYHAWLSVYIKDIGWIDDLIEFDGKNWSMMDPTLISDSNNSKKMRKFTKDKNNYTTKYVY
- a CDS encoding amidophosphoribosyltransferase: MSGFFGVASRKDCVLDLFFGVDYHSHLGTRRAGMAVHGKDGFNRAIHNIQNAPFRTKFEHDIEEFEGNLGIGCISDNEAQPLLVNSHLGSFAISTVGRINNLESLKALCFNKGTSHFLEMSSGEINPTELVAALINHKQSIVEGLTYVQDIIEGSMSIMILTNGGIYVARDKVGRTPVIIGQKDDGYCATFESSAFLNLGYHHYRDLGPGEIDFITPEWVEVIKKPGEEMHICSFLWVYYGYPTSTYEGVNVECMRNRCGDLLAKHDMNEDIHIDSVAGVPDSGIAHAVGYSNSSKIPFSRPFIKYTPTWPRSFMPASQKQRNMIAKMKLIPVQELIEDKSLLLIDDSIVRGTQLGETTQFLYDSGAKEVHVRPACPPIMFGCKYLNFSRSSSEMDLITRRVIADLEEENEISEELLKEYADPNSEKYAAMCEEIRRRSNFTSLRFHRLDDMVESIGLPKCKLCTYCFDGKEK